One part of the Glycine soja cultivar W05 chromosome 11, ASM419377v2, whole genome shotgun sequence genome encodes these proteins:
- the LOC114376985 gene encoding protein SHI RELATED SEQUENCE 3-like, which produces SFLNSCEVLLYIEREREIYRFILYPSSLRARVLLLQQITEKVIVKSDLSSVEKCPATMEAQVVKGSKCEDCGNQAKKDCEYSRCRTCCKNKAFKCQTHIRSTWIPVDRRRHQKLEHQPLTTNLKADTIPKRHKHNPYSSLEEFKFPAVMSSMALFSCVQVRSMDDTVNEIAYQTSVNIGGHVFSGLLYDQGPQQQSFNVSKGDNNSSIDPFVQQHSLNLRSSASIHTRNGASANMPPLSATASAQEPFFPPPHPFPLASFRPDMRYLSHPKP; this is translated from the exons tcatttttgAACTCATGTGAAGTGCTTTTATAtatcgagagagagagagagatttatCGCTTTATTCTATACCCATCATCACTGAGAGCTAGAGTACTGCTCTTGCAGCAGATCACAGAGAAGGTCATCGTAAAGAGCGATCTTTCTTCAGTGGAAAAGTGTCCGGCCACGATGGAAGCCCAAGTAGTAAAGGGATCAAAGTGTGAAGACTGTGGGAACCAAGCGAAGAAGGATTGTGAATACTCAAGGTGCAGAACTTGCTGCAAGAACAAAGCCTTTAAGTGCCAAACCCATATCCGAAGCACTTGGATTCCTGTAGATAGAAGGCGCCACCAGAAACTGGAGCACCAACCTCTCACTACTAATCTTAAGGCAGATACTATTCCTAAAAGGCACAAGCACAACCCATATTCAA GTTTAGAGGAGTTCAAATTTCCAGCTGTTATGAGTTCCATGGCGTTATTCAGCTGCGTTCAGGTGCGTTCCATGGATGACACGGTTAATGAAATTGCGTATCAAACATCTGTGAACATTGGAGGACATGTATTTAGTGGTCTTCTTTATGATCAAGGTCCTCAACAACAAAGCTTCAATGTTTCTAAGGGTGACAATAATAGCTCCATAGACCCTTTTGTTCAACAACACAGTCTCAATCTTAGGAGTAGTGCTTCAATTCACACTCGTAATGGTGCAAGTGCAAATATGCCTCCACTATCAGCCACTGCATCAGCTCAGGAACCATTTTTTCCTCCGCCACATCCATTTCCCTTAGCTTCCTTCAGACCTGATATGAGATACTTGTCACACCCTAaaccttaa